Proteins encoded in a region of the Sphingomonas japonica genome:
- a CDS encoding replication-associated recombination protein A: MPDLLAGLEPTSPDPAPTGPLADRLRPAALDEVVGQEHLTGPDGAIGRMVAAGKLSSIILWGPPGTGKTTIARLLADAVGLRFAQISAVFSGVADLKRVFAEAHDHARIGQKTLMFVDEIHRFNRAQQDGFLPFVEDGTVTLVGATTENPSFELNAALLSRAQVLILHRLDAAALGTLLDRAEAIEERALALTPEARAALVASADGDGRFLLNQAETLFSIALDELLDPQALSELLQRRVAVYDKDREGHYNLISALHKSLRGSDPQAALYYLARMLTAGEEPLYVLRRIVRFASEDIGLADPNALVQCLAAKDAYEFLGSPEGELAIAQACLYCATAPKSNAAYSAQKAAWKSAKTTGSLMPPQNILNAPTRLMKDIGYGKGYAYDHDTAEGYSGGDYWPAEMTPETFYTPTDRGMERRIAERMAWWAQLKERGDRS; encoded by the coding sequence ATGCCCGACCTTCTTGCCGGTCTCGAACCGACCTCTCCCGATCCTGCGCCGACCGGCCCGCTCGCCGATCGGCTGCGCCCGGCTGCTTTGGACGAGGTCGTCGGACAGGAGCATCTGACCGGTCCCGACGGCGCGATCGGGCGGATGGTGGCGGCGGGCAAGCTGTCGTCGATCATCCTGTGGGGACCGCCCGGCACCGGCAAGACGACGATCGCGCGATTGCTGGCGGACGCGGTCGGGCTGCGCTTCGCCCAGATATCGGCGGTGTTCTCGGGCGTCGCCGACCTCAAGCGGGTGTTCGCCGAAGCGCACGACCATGCCCGGATCGGGCAGAAGACGCTGATGTTCGTCGACGAGATCCACCGCTTCAATCGCGCGCAGCAGGACGGGTTCCTGCCGTTCGTTGAAGACGGCACGGTCACGCTGGTCGGCGCGACCACCGAGAACCCGTCGTTCGAACTCAATGCCGCACTGCTCAGCCGCGCGCAGGTGCTGATCCTCCACCGGCTCGATGCGGCGGCGCTCGGCACCCTGCTCGATCGTGCCGAGGCGATCGAGGAGCGTGCGCTTGCGCTGACGCCGGAGGCACGCGCCGCGCTTGTCGCCAGTGCCGACGGAGACGGACGCTTCCTGCTCAACCAGGCCGAGACCCTGTTCTCGATCGCGCTCGATGAACTGCTCGATCCCCAAGCGCTGTCGGAGCTGCTCCAGCGCCGCGTGGCGGTGTACGACAAGGATCGCGAAGGGCATTACAACCTGATCTCCGCGCTCCACAAATCGCTGCGCGGATCAGACCCGCAGGCCGCGCTCTATTATCTCGCGCGGATGCTGACCGCGGGCGAGGAACCGCTCTATGTGCTGAGGCGGATCGTCCGCTTCGCCAGCGAGGATATCGGGCTGGCCGACCCCAACGCGCTCGTCCAGTGCCTGGCCGCCAAGGATGCGTACGAGTTCCTAGGATCGCCCGAGGGCGAACTGGCGATCGCGCAGGCATGCCTCTATTGCGCGACCGCGCCCAAGTCGAACGCCGCCTATAGCGCGCAGAAGGCGGCCTGGAAATCGGCGAAGACCACCGGTTCGCTGATGCCGCCGCAGAATATCCTCAACGCGCCGACCAGGCTGATGAAGGATATCGGCTATGGCAAGGGCTATGCCTATGACCACGACACGGCCGAGGGCTATTCCGGCGGCGACTATTGGCCCGCGGAGATGACGCCCGAAACCTTCTACACCCCCACCGACCGCGGCATGGAGAGGCGCATTGCCGAGCGTATGGCATGGTGGGCGCAGTTGAAGGAACGCGGCGATCGTTCCTGA